ACACGACCTTCTTCCCGATCACGCGACTGATCGGGACGCGATTGCGAATCTCGTCGAGGAAGCCGGGGGGCAGGGACATGGGCGCGATTATCCCGGATGGGGCGCGGGGCGGCAAGCGCGGGATTTGGATATTTGAGTGAAGAAGAAAGGGCTCAGGCGGCGCCGACGGCACCCTGCGCTAGGCCCCAGTAGATCTGGGCGATGCGGGCGCGGTCCAGCCGCCCGCCCTCGCGGTACCAGTTGGTCACGCCGGTCAGCATGGCGATGAGCGCGAGCGTGGTCAGCTTGGGATCCTCGATCCGCATCCGGCCCGCCGCGATGCCGTCGCGCAGGATGTCCTCCAGCGCGGCCTCGTAGCGGCCGCGCAGGTCGGCGATGCGGGCGAAGTTCCCGGGCGTCAGGTTGCGCAGCTCCATGTAGGACAGGAAGACCGCGTCGGAATGGTCCAGGCTGAAGGCGATGTGGAAGCGTACGAAGCGTTCCAGCCGGGCCAGCGGGTCGGCCTGCGCATCGTCGGACCAGGCGGCCAGCAGGTCCTGCATGTGGCTTTCCAGCAGGTCGGCCAGCAGCGCCTGCTTGTCGGGCGTGTAGCTGTAGAGCGTCCCGGCCTGCACCCCCACCGCCGCCGCGATCTGGCGCATCGAGACCGCCGCATAGCCCTGCCGCGCGAAGAGGCGCCGGGCCTTGTCGCGGATCAGCGGGCCGGTGATCGTTGCGCGGGAACCAGTGGTGCGGGCCATGGCGCCTGTCTAGCGCGGGGCCTGCCCGGGGGGAAGGCGCGAAGGCGTTGCCCGGGCCGCGGCAAGGGCGTAGCGTCGCCCGCATGAGACATGCCTCCGCCGCCCTGGCCCCCGCCGCCCTGACCCTGGTCCTGCTGATCGCCGCCTGCAGCGAGGGCGGCGAGTTTCCCGCCCTGCTGCCCACCGACCGGCTGCT
Above is a window of Paracoccus liaowanqingii DNA encoding:
- a CDS encoding TetR/AcrR family transcriptional regulator; this translates as MARTTGSRATITGPLIRDKARRLFARQGYAAVSMRQIAAAVGVQAGTLYSYTPDKQALLADLLESHMQDLLAAWSDDAQADPLARLERFVRFHIAFSLDHSDAVFLSYMELRNLTPGNFARIADLRGRYEAALEDILRDGIAAGRMRIEDPKLTTLALIAMLTGVTNWYREGGRLDRARIAQIYWGLAQGAVGAA